The genomic DNA CCCATTAATTTAAATCTATCTGAACCATCTGTAAAATCCCAACGCTCATAAAAAGGAATCATTTCTGGCAAACAATAAAGAACAAGACTTTCAACTTCTTTCAACTGTGGGTGATTGATAACTTCATCTAATAATTTAGTTCCAAAACCTATTTTTCTATAATTAGGTTTAATTATTACATCATACAGTATTCCTCGATAAACAAAATCCGTCAGCACACGACAAAAACCAATTAATTCTTCCTCATCACCTACTAAAGCAATAATTACGTCTGATGCCTCTAGCATCTTGACCACACGTTGATATGTACGGGCTTTACTCCAAAATTCATTTTTGTACAATTCCACAAGTTCATAGACTTGCTGATCAGTTAATTTATTAACAACCTTGTAATTCATATTTAATCTTTAGTTAATCTTGAGTTGATATTAAAAGTAGTCCTAAATTTCTTGATAGCGTCATTTTATTGTAAAATATAAATTAATTCAATAAATAACAAAAACACTCCAACAACCTTAGTTAGTTACCCGAAAATATTCAATTAATCATGCAATATCTAAAAGAAATTTTTCAGCAAATCAAGAAGATTACATTAACAATACTTTTGACATTGATGATCACTATCATATTTCCTAGCATAACTTGGGCATCCAGTCTAGGAATTGATAATGATCATCTTGCTCTTTGTCCAGCTTCAAATAACTGTGTTGTCAGTCAAAATGGAGATGCAAAACATAGCATTGAACCAATTGTTTATCATGTAGATCGTGATCAAGCTAAAGAAACATTACTCAAAGTTTTGACAGTTGTTCCTCGCACAGAAGTAGTAGAAAAAACTGATAATTACATTCATGCACTTTCAAAAAGTCGCATCTTCAAATTTATTGATGATGTAGAGTTTTATTTACCTGCTGATGAATCAGTCATTCATATTCGTTCCGCATCTCGTGTAGGGGAATCTGATCTTGGTGTTAACCGCAGACGTATGGAGCAAATTCGTCTAGCTTTGCAAGATTTAGATATTTGAATTTAATGTATGTAAATGCAGTAATTAAAGCTAGATCATAATCATTTACTAATTTATTTGTGATTATGAACTTGGGATAGTGGAGTTAATAAACCATCAATACTAACTAAATTTTTCTGTTGATGGTATTCTTTAATTCCCTGTTCACCTTTCTTATTAGCCCAATGAACTAATGTTTCTCTTTGTGCTTGATATTCATAGAGAGGTACACCAAAACCACAGGAGGTTTGAATTCGGTCAATATTAGCAACAATTATTTGCCGAGTACCAGGAATATTGGAAAACAAAGAATAGTAATAATCCCACTCTGGGGAGTTAGGTAAAATAGTTTTTCCTTGTCCATAAAGACGCAAAATAGAAGGTGGTTCTTCAAAAGCACAAAACATAAATGTAATTCTGCCATTTTCTAACAGATGAGCAGAAGTTTCATTACCACTACCAGTTACATCCAAATAAGCAACACGATTAGGTGAAATAATCTGAAAACTTTCTAAACCTTTGGGAGAAATGTTAACATGACCAGTAGGACTTAAAGGAGCAGTACCCACAAAAAACATTTGTTGATTTGCAATAAATTTTTGCAATTCTTCAGTAATAGATTCAAAAACTTTAGCCATAACCAATTTGGGGATTTTTGCAGATTTATTACTTTTTACTATTCCCACAAAGCTTAACTTGTGATTCAAATGTCGTCAATATTTTTATCTCCACCTGTACAAAAAATTAATAATCAAATAGCTGCTAATGCTGGAGTTGAGTTAAATATATTACGCCTTGATCTGATGCACCCAGAGATTAATGGTAACAAGTGGTTCAAGTTAAAATACAATCTTTTGGCAGCTAAAGAGAAAAATTACTCAACCATACTTACCTTTGGTGGTGCTTATTCTAATCATATTTTTGCTACCGCAGCAGCAGGTAATGCTTTCGGTTTCCATACTATTGGAGTAATTCGAGGAGAAGAGACTTTACCCCTAAATCCTACATTGAGTTTTGCTGTAAAAAAAGGAATGAAGTTAGTATATTGCGATCGCACCACCTACCGCAAAAAACACACAAAGGAATTACAAACAGAGTTAAAACAACGCTTTGGGGAAATATTCATTATTCCCGAAGGAGGTTGTAACTTAAATGGTGTGCGAGGTTGTACAGAAATAATGGAAGATTTAGATTATTTTGATACTATTTGTTTAGCCTGTGGAACGGGTACAACCTTAGCTGGTATAGCACTTTCATTATCTTCTCAACAGAGAGTTGTTGGTTTTCCTGTATTAAAAGGTGGAGAATTCTTAGTAGAGGAAATCAAAAATCTCACACAAAATTATCTCATATCCGGTTTACCAGCA from Okeanomitos corallinicola TIOX110 includes the following:
- a CDS encoding GNAT family N-acetyltransferase gives rise to the protein MNYKVVNKLTDQQVYELVELYKNEFWSKARTYQRVVKMLEASDVIIALVGDEEELIGFCRVLTDFVYRGILYDVIIKPNYRKIGFGTKLLDEVINHPQLKEVESLVLYCLPEMIPFYERWDFTDGSDRFKLMGRYHQLSEE
- a CDS encoding DUF1499 domain-containing protein: MQYLKEIFQQIKKITLTILLTLMITIIFPSITWASSLGIDNDHLALCPASNNCVVSQNGDAKHSIEPIVYHVDRDQAKETLLKVLTVVPRTEVVEKTDNYIHALSKSRIFKFIDDVEFYLPADESVIHIRSASRVGESDLGVNRRRMEQIRLALQDLDI
- a CDS encoding pyridoxamine 5'-phosphate oxidase family protein — encoded protein: MAKVFESITEELQKFIANQQMFFVGTAPLSPTGHVNISPKGLESFQIISPNRVAYLDVTGSGNETSAHLLENGRITFMFCAFEEPPSILRLYGQGKTILPNSPEWDYYYSLFSNIPGTRQIIVANIDRIQTSCGFGVPLYEYQAQRETLVHWANKKGEQGIKEYHQQKNLVSIDGLLTPLSQVHNHK
- a CDS encoding pyridoxal-phosphate dependent enzyme, whose amino-acid sequence is MSSIFLSPPVQKINNQIAANAGVELNILRLDLMHPEINGNKWFKLKYNLLAAKEKNYSTILTFGGAYSNHIFATAAAGNAFGFHTIGVIRGEETLPLNPTLSFAVKKGMKLVYCDRTTYRKKHTKELQTELKQRFGEIFIIPEGGCNLNGVRGCTEIMEDLDYFDTICLACGTGTTLAGIALSLSSQQRVVGFPVLKGGEFLVEEIKNLTQNYLISGLPAPVKNPAPWQLISDYHFGGYAKITQELITFCHKFKQEHNIPLDYVYTGKMFYGVMELLKKGFFQPSKILLIHTGGLQGNLSTEDAKIKILD